From Rhodococcus antarcticus, the proteins below share one genomic window:
- a CDS encoding phosphatidylinositol mannoside acyltransferase, producing MTASRSDRVRSRAGELGYAAGWRLVRALPEPVATLAFTLGADVAARRGDHLQLRRNLGRVLGVAPGEVPQTVVRDALRSYARYWQEAFRLPSADHEDIRARVRIEGDENIQAGLDAGRGVLLVLPHTGNWDVAGLWLVGRTGTFTTVAERLRPESLYRRFVAYRENLGFEILPLTGGESPVRGIVRRLRAGGVVCLVGDRDLSRAGIPVTFFGEAARMPAGPASIARSTGAALLPVDCVFTGAGWRLRVHPPVDPTLDVAAATQVVADRFAASIAAHPADWHMLQPFWVADLPARWQAELGGAG from the coding sequence CGCATCCCGCTCTGACCGCGTCCGGAGCCGGGCGGGCGAGCTGGGCTACGCCGCCGGGTGGCGCCTGGTCCGTGCGCTGCCCGAGCCGGTCGCCACCCTCGCCTTCACGCTGGGGGCCGACGTGGCCGCCCGGCGCGGCGACCACCTCCAGCTGCGCCGGAACCTCGGCCGCGTGCTCGGGGTGGCCCCTGGCGAGGTTCCGCAGACCGTGGTCCGCGACGCGCTGCGCTCCTACGCCCGCTACTGGCAGGAGGCGTTCCGGCTGCCGTCGGCGGACCACGAGGACATCCGGGCCCGCGTGCGGATCGAGGGCGACGAGAACATCCAGGCGGGTCTCGACGCAGGCCGCGGGGTGCTGCTCGTGCTGCCGCACACCGGAAACTGGGACGTGGCCGGGCTGTGGCTCGTCGGCCGGACCGGGACCTTCACCACGGTGGCCGAGCGGCTGCGCCCGGAGTCGCTGTACCGCCGGTTCGTCGCCTACCGGGAGAACCTGGGTTTCGAGATCCTGCCGTTGACCGGCGGCGAGTCGCCGGTGCGGGGGATCGTCCGGCGGCTGCGCGCCGGCGGGGTGGTCTGCCTGGTGGGCGACCGCGACCTCAGCCGCGCCGGGATCCCGGTGACCTTCTTCGGCGAGGCGGCACGGATGCCGGCCGGTCCCGCGTCGATCGCGCGGAGCACGGGGGCGGCGCTGCTGCCGGTGGACTGCGTCTTCACCGGTGCCGGATGGCGGCTGCGGGTGCACCCACCGGTGGACCCGACCCTGGACGTGGCCGCCGCGACGCAGGTGGTGGCCGACCGCTTCGCCGCCAGCATCGCCGCCCACCCCGCGGACTGGCACATGCTGCAGCCGTTCTGGGTGGCGGACCTGCCGGCGCGCTGGCAGGCGGAGCTCGGGGGCGCGGGATGA
- a CDS encoding NUDIX hydrolase: MTALLVVAVLAVVLVGLWIYATANRLDRLHVRTDAAWIALESALGRRAVVVRELARAGAGPGADTRLAALAARAERTDRVGREDAENALSAALGSVRTEALSPQLAAELADAEARVLLARRFHNDAVRDTLALRGRRPVRVLRLGGTARLPAYFEIAERPPVDSGGPRRRPSSRVLLLDPTGRVLLLRGSEPTRPGAHFWFTTGGGTEPGEDARAAGVREVTEETGLALEESVLRGPLWWRRSIFVFDGDTIEAEETYFAAAVSAFTPDGAGHTELERRTLSDARWCGPEDVRTLEAAGERVYPPGLDALLAEAVALVTSPVDSPAPLPRSIP; the protein is encoded by the coding sequence GTGACCGCGCTGCTCGTCGTCGCCGTGCTGGCCGTCGTGCTGGTGGGGCTCTGGATCTACGCCACCGCCAACCGGCTCGACCGGCTGCACGTGCGCACCGACGCCGCCTGGATCGCGCTCGAGTCCGCCCTGGGCCGTCGCGCCGTGGTGGTGCGCGAGCTCGCCAGGGCCGGGGCCGGCCCCGGTGCGGACACACGGCTCGCCGCCCTCGCCGCGCGCGCGGAGCGCACCGACCGGGTGGGGCGGGAGGACGCGGAGAACGCCCTCTCGGCCGCGCTGGGCTCGGTGCGCACCGAGGCGCTCTCGCCCCAGCTCGCCGCAGAGCTGGCCGACGCGGAGGCCCGGGTGCTGCTGGCCCGGCGCTTCCACAACGACGCGGTGCGCGACACCCTGGCCCTGCGCGGGCGGCGACCCGTGCGGGTGCTGCGCCTCGGTGGCACCGCCCGGCTGCCCGCCTACTTCGAGATCGCCGAGCGGCCACCCGTGGACTCGGGCGGTCCGCGGCGTCGACCGTCGAGCCGGGTGCTCCTGCTGGACCCGACCGGTCGGGTGCTGCTGCTGCGCGGGAGCGAGCCCACCCGTCCCGGGGCGCACTTCTGGTTCACCACCGGGGGAGGCACCGAGCCGGGCGAGGACGCCAGGGCGGCGGGGGTGCGCGAGGTCACCGAGGAGACCGGGCTGGCCCTGGAGGAGTCCGTGCTGCGCGGTCCGCTGTGGTGGCGCCGGTCGATCTTCGTCTTCGACGGCGACACGATCGAGGCCGAGGAGACGTACTTCGCGGCCGCCGTGTCGGCGTTCACCCCGGACGGGGCGGGGCACACCGAGCTGGAGCGGCGCACCCTCAGCGACGCCCGCTGGTGCGGACCGGAGGACGTGCGCACGCTGGAGGCCGCGGGGGAGCGCGTCTACCCCCCCGGGCTGGACGCGCTGCTGGCCGAGGCCGTGGCGCTCGTCACCTCGCCGGTCGACTCCCCGGCTCCGCTGCCGCGCAGCATCCCCTGA
- the pdxS gene encoding pyridoxal 5'-phosphate synthase lyase subunit PdxS, translated as MAEMLKGGVIMDVVNVEQARIAEDAGAVAVMALERVPADIRAEGGVSRMSDPDMIDAIQAAVSIPVMAKARIGHFVEAQVLQSLGVDYIDESEVLTPADYAHHIDKWRFTVPFVCGATNLGEALRRINEGAAMIRSKGEAGTGDVSNATMHMRTISAEIRRLTSLSPDELYVAAKDLQAPYDLVVEVATAGRLPVTLFTAGGIATPADAAMMMQLGADGVFVGSGIFKSGNPAQRAEAVVKATTFFDDADMVAKVSRGLGEAMVGINVEQLPVDHRLSSRGW; from the coding sequence ATGGCCGAGATGCTCAAGGGCGGCGTGATCATGGACGTCGTCAACGTCGAGCAGGCCCGGATCGCCGAGGACGCCGGCGCCGTCGCCGTGATGGCCCTGGAGCGCGTGCCCGCCGACATCCGCGCCGAGGGCGGCGTGTCCCGGATGAGCGACCCGGACATGATCGACGCCATCCAGGCGGCCGTGAGCATCCCCGTGATGGCCAAGGCCCGCATCGGTCACTTCGTCGAGGCCCAGGTGCTGCAGAGCCTCGGCGTGGACTACATCGACGAGTCCGAGGTGCTCACCCCCGCCGACTACGCCCACCACATCGACAAGTGGCGCTTCACCGTGCCGTTCGTCTGCGGCGCGACCAACCTCGGCGAGGCGCTGCGCCGCATCAACGAGGGTGCGGCGATGATCCGGTCCAAGGGTGAGGCCGGCACCGGCGACGTGTCCAACGCCACGATGCACATGCGCACCATCTCCGCGGAGATCCGTCGGCTGACCTCGCTCAGCCCCGACGAGCTCTACGTCGCGGCCAAGGACCTCCAGGCCCCGTACGACCTCGTCGTCGAGGTGGCCACGGCCGGCCGCCTGCCCGTCACCCTGTTCACCGCCGGCGGCATCGCCACCCCGGCGGACGCCGCGATGATGATGCAGCTCGGCGCCGACGGCGTGTTCGTGGGCTCGGGCATCTTCAAGTCCGGCAACCCGGCGCAGCGTGCCGAGGCCGTCGTCAAGGCCACCACCTTCTTCGACGACGCCGACATGGTCGCCAAGGTCTCCCGCGGGCTCGGCGAGGCCATGGTCGGCATCAACGTCGAGCAGCTGCCGGTCGACCACCGGCTCTCCAGCCGCGGCTGGTGA